Proteins found in one Aquibium microcysteis genomic segment:
- a CDS encoding carbohydrate ABC transporter permease: MTPVLSFLTRRRGRNGFDLTDWLTWIYLLAAVLLMFGPVFWLALSSFKTESALQEYPPTLLPLAPVMVTVEGYEEPLPLFRVTGGEHEGKVLAQIRRIGLNAQMVDPAAPGERLNVNINDRVPERAFTLALENYATLFERFNFLLYFWNSVFITVIATIITVLFNSMAAFALSKYRFRGRTLVFVLIIATLMIPPTINLVPIFLVVSELGLVNSPWGVIWPAVATPTGVFLLRQYMLTIPDDLLDAARMDHASEWRVYWRIVLPLSAPALAVLVIFSVMWRWNEFLWPLIVLNRSEEFTLQLALNSFQGDLQTAWAPLLAMTVLTLLPITLVFAVLQKYITAGIAQSGVK, from the coding sequence ATGACCCCCGTCCTGTCCTTCCTCACCCGCCGCCGCGGCCGCAACGGCTTCGACCTCACCGACTGGCTGACCTGGATCTACCTGCTCGCCGCCGTCCTCCTGATGTTCGGCCCGGTCTTCTGGCTGGCGCTGTCCTCGTTCAAGACCGAGTCGGCGCTGCAGGAGTACCCGCCGACGCTGCTGCCGCTCGCGCCGGTCATGGTGACGGTCGAAGGCTATGAGGAGCCCCTGCCGCTCTTCCGCGTCACCGGCGGCGAGCACGAGGGCAAGGTGCTGGCCCAGATCCGGCGCATCGGCCTCAACGCGCAGATGGTCGACCCGGCCGCGCCCGGCGAGCGGCTCAACGTCAACATCAACGACCGTGTGCCCGAGCGGGCGTTCACGCTGGCGCTGGAGAACTACGCGACGCTGTTCGAGCGCTTCAACTTCCTGCTCTATTTCTGGAATTCGGTGTTCATCACGGTCATCGCCACCATCATCACCGTGCTGTTCAACTCGATGGCGGCATTCGCACTGTCGAAATACCGCTTCCGCGGCCGCACCCTCGTCTTCGTCCTGATCATCGCGACCCTGATGATCCCGCCGACCATCAACCTCGTGCCGATCTTCCTGGTCGTCTCTGAACTCGGGCTCGTCAATTCGCCCTGGGGGGTGATCTGGCCGGCAGTGGCGACGCCGACCGGCGTGTTCCTGCTCAGGCAATACATGCTGACCATCCCCGACGACCTGCTCGACGCCGCGCGCATGGACCATGCCTCCGAATGGCGCGTCTACTGGCGCATCGTCCTGCCGCTGTCGGCGCCGGCGCTGGCGGTGCTGGTCATCTTCTCGGTCATGTGGCGCTGGAACGAGTTCCTGTGGCCGCTGATCGTGCTCAACCGGTCGGAGGAGTTCACGCTGCAGCTGGCGCTCAACTCCTTCCAGGGCGACCTGCAGACCGCCTGGGCGCCGCTGCTGGCCATGACCGTGCTGACGCTCCTGCCGATCACGCTGGTCTTCGCCGTGCTGCAGAAATACATCACCGCGGGTATCGCGCAGTCGGGGGTGAAGTGA
- a CDS encoding 3-oxoacid CoA-transferase subunit A, giving the protein MNKICPTIEDALAGIEDGMSVMIGGFGGAGAPIELIHALVDRYKATGSPGRLTVINNNAGNGAVGIAAMIYAGMVAKMVCSFPRSSDPKAFTDAYLAGKIALELVPQGTLAERIRAGGAGIPAFYTPSSFGTQVAEGKPVAEFDGRSYVQERWLKADVALIKAERADAKGNLTFRKAARNFSPLMAMAAATTIVQASRVVEPGEIDPEHVVTPGIFVDRVVEVPNPAQEEALLREGAK; this is encoded by the coding sequence ATGAACAAGATCTGTCCAACCATCGAGGATGCCCTGGCCGGCATCGAGGACGGCATGTCCGTGATGATCGGCGGCTTCGGCGGGGCGGGCGCGCCGATCGAGCTGATTCACGCGCTGGTCGATCGCTACAAGGCGACCGGCTCGCCGGGGCGGCTGACCGTCATCAACAACAATGCCGGCAACGGCGCGGTCGGCATCGCGGCGATGATCTATGCCGGCATGGTGGCGAAGATGGTCTGCTCCTTTCCGCGCTCGTCCGATCCCAAGGCTTTCACCGACGCCTATCTGGCCGGTAAGATCGCGCTGGAACTCGTGCCGCAGGGCACGCTGGCCGAGCGCATCCGCGCCGGGGGCGCCGGCATCCCCGCCTTCTACACGCCCAGCAGCTTCGGCACGCAGGTCGCCGAGGGCAAGCCGGTGGCCGAGTTCGACGGGCGTTCCTACGTGCAGGAGCGGTGGCTGAAGGCCGACGTCGCGCTGATCAAGGCCGAACGCGCCGACGCCAAGGGCAACCTGACCTTCCGCAAGGCGGCGCGCAACTTCTCGCCGCTGATGGCCATGGCCGCCGCCACGACGATCGTCCAGGCGAGCCGGGTGGTCGAGCCGGGCGAGATCGATCCGGAGCATGTGGTGACGCCCGGCATCTTCGTCGACCGGGTGGTCGAGGTGCCGAACCCGGCCCAGGAAGAGGCGCTGCTGCGCGAAGGAGCGAAGTGA
- a CDS encoding IclR family transcriptional regulator domain-containing protein translates to MSDDPKSTRETALGGEPAAERDPAASPERDLVGSLTRGLSVMEILAAHPQGLTLTETAEKARLTRAGARRFLLTLVASGYAMQEGRVFRLSSRLIAVARAWLGGASLWSFAEPFMREVSQRFGEACSAAVLSGEDVVYVARVPGRHILSVALHVGTRLPAFCTSMGRVLLSDLPPAELDAFLARADIRALTEQTITDRAALREAILAAGADGVSLVDEELEPGLRSIAVPIRDRTGRTVAAINVSTQSARLSAQTMTADVLPALRDAARRIEDFFVVQ, encoded by the coding sequence ATGAGCGACGATCCCAAGTCAACGCGCGAGACCGCTTTGGGCGGTGAGCCCGCCGCCGAACGCGACCCGGCCGCGTCCCCGGAGCGCGACCTCGTCGGGTCGCTGACGCGCGGCCTCTCCGTCATGGAGATCCTCGCCGCGCATCCGCAGGGGCTGACGCTGACCGAGACCGCCGAGAAGGCCAGGCTGACGCGGGCCGGCGCGCGCCGCTTCCTGCTGACGCTGGTGGCGTCGGGCTATGCCATGCAGGAGGGGCGCGTCTTCCGACTGTCGTCGCGGCTGATCGCGGTCGCCCGCGCCTGGCTCGGTGGAGCCTCGCTGTGGAGCTTCGCCGAGCCCTTCATGCGCGAGGTCTCGCAGCGCTTCGGCGAGGCCTGCTCGGCCGCCGTGCTGTCGGGCGAAGACGTGGTTTACGTCGCCCGCGTGCCCGGGCGGCACATCCTGTCGGTGGCGCTTCACGTCGGTACCCGCCTCCCCGCCTTCTGCACCTCGATGGGCCGGGTGCTCTTGTCCGACCTGCCGCCGGCCGAGCTCGACGCCTTCCTCGCCCGCGCCGACATCCGTGCCCTGACGGAGCAGACGATCACCGACCGCGCCGCGCTTCGAGAGGCGATCCTCGCCGCCGGCGCCGACGGCGTGTCGCTGGTCGACGAGGAACTGGAGCCGGGGCTGCGCTCGATCGCCGTGCCGATCCGCGACCGCACCGGCCGCACAGTGGCCGCCATCAACGTCTCGACCCAGTCGGCCCGGCTGTCGGCGCAGACCATGACGGCCGACGTCCTGCCTGCCCTTCGCGACGCGGCGCGACGGATCGAGGATTTTTTCGTGGTGCAGTGA
- a CDS encoding carbohydrate ABC transporter permease: MFAPVTTAASWLYRAAFEIFERPMLALQKMTGAQRIAWVFLFPNLLIFSLFTFLPIILNFFYATTGSDRILLSERPYVGAENFASLLECRSYLDPNTCGRDIFWRAVHNTGWFVLLQVGFMILFSLVTALVLNRDIPFRGFFRSVFFYPVLLSPVVVALIWKWILQRYGVLNSTLEGWQLPVVNWLVEADWAFFWIVFVSIWAHMGFYTLILLAGLQAIPSDVYEAAEMDGASKWRVFSKITMPLLMPTMVVVIVLSLIRAVQAFDEIFVLTGGGPGSATLLVLQFIYETGFAFRPQLFGLAAAASLLMAGVLLVLTLMQLAATRKQAEG; this comes from the coding sequence ATGTTCGCACCGGTGACGACGGCGGCTTCCTGGCTCTATCGCGCCGCCTTCGAGATCTTCGAGCGGCCGATGCTGGCGCTGCAGAAGATGACGGGCGCGCAGCGCATCGCCTGGGTCTTCCTGTTTCCGAACCTGCTGATCTTCAGCCTCTTCACCTTCCTGCCGATCATCCTCAACTTCTTCTACGCCACCACCGGCAGCGACCGCATCCTCCTGTCCGAGCGTCCCTATGTCGGGGCGGAGAACTTCGCCTCGCTGCTCGAGTGCCGGAGCTATCTCGATCCCAACACCTGCGGCCGCGACATCTTCTGGCGCGCCGTCCACAACACCGGCTGGTTCGTGCTGCTGCAGGTCGGCTTCATGATCCTGTTCTCGCTGGTCACGGCGCTGGTGCTCAACCGCGACATCCCCTTCCGCGGCTTCTTCCGCTCGGTCTTCTTCTATCCGGTGCTGCTCTCGCCGGTGGTCGTGGCGCTGATCTGGAAATGGATCCTGCAGCGATACGGCGTGCTCAACTCCACGCTGGAGGGCTGGCAGCTGCCGGTCGTCAACTGGCTGGTCGAGGCCGACTGGGCCTTCTTCTGGATCGTCTTCGTGTCGATCTGGGCCCATATGGGCTTCTACACGCTGATCCTGCTCGCCGGCCTGCAGGCGATCCCGTCCGACGTCTACGAGGCGGCCGAGATGGACGGCGCGTCGAAATGGCGGGTCTTCTCGAAGATCACCATGCCGCTCCTGATGCCCACCATGGTCGTCGTCATCGTGCTGTCGCTGATCCGCGCGGTGCAGGCCTTCGACGAGATCTTCGTGCTCACCGGCGGCGGCCCCGGCTCGGCCACGCTGCTCGTGCTGCAGTTCATCTACGAAACCGGCTTCGCCTTCAGGCCGCAGCTCTTCGGACTGGCGGCAGCGGCCTCGCTGCTGATGGCCGGCGTGCTCCTGGTGCTGACCCTCATGCAGCTCGCGGCGACGCGCAAGCAGGCAGAGGGGTAG
- a CDS encoding 3-oxoacid CoA-transferase subunit B, producing MVAKLTNAQIAWRAAQDLPDGAYVNLGIGFPEMIATFKPEGREVTYHTENGILDFGEAPPAGEEDWDLINAGKKAVTANPGASFFHHADSFAMVRGGHLDVAVLGAYEVAQTGDLANWSTGPGSVPAVGGAMDLVHGAKQVWVVTDHVTKKGEPKLLEKCRLPLTGVGCVTTVYTSLAVIDIVDRRFVVREKLPSMSLEDLQAVTGAPLAVGATVGDLIVPEL from the coding sequence ATGGTTGCCAAGCTGACGAATGCGCAGATCGCCTGGCGCGCCGCGCAGGACCTGCCCGACGGGGCCTATGTCAATCTCGGTATCGGCTTCCCGGAGATGATCGCCACCTTCAAGCCCGAAGGCCGCGAGGTGACCTACCACACCGAGAACGGCATCCTCGATTTCGGCGAGGCGCCGCCGGCCGGCGAGGAGGACTGGGACCTCATCAATGCCGGCAAGAAGGCGGTGACGGCGAACCCTGGTGCATCCTTCTTCCACCACGCCGACAGCTTCGCCATGGTGCGCGGCGGCCATCTCGACGTCGCCGTGCTCGGCGCCTACGAAGTGGCGCAGACCGGCGACCTGGCGAACTGGAGCACGGGCCCCGGCTCGGTGCCGGCCGTCGGCGGCGCGATGGACCTCGTGCACGGGGCAAAGCAGGTCTGGGTGGTTACCGACCACGTCACCAAGAAGGGTGAGCCGAAGCTGCTCGAAAAGTGCCGCCTGCCGCTCACCGGCGTCGGTTGCGTGACGACCGTCTATACCAGCCTCGCCGTGATCGACATTGTCGACAGGCGTTTCGTGGTGCGCGAAAAGCTGCCGTCGATGAGCCTGGAGGATCTCCAGGCCGTGACGGGCGCGCCCCTTGCCGTCGGTGCGACCGTCGGTGACCTCATCGTTCCGGAGCTCTGA
- a CDS encoding ABC transporter substrate-binding protein, translated as MKTRILLSGIAFAAMTAAVPASAAELRFACYQDGVECDAWAEAFKTFESENPGTTVVVDIVPYKSIVEGLPLQLASGEGPDLARVTDLGGLAKYMLDVTPYVSDAARIEEQYGRTLAWTRVNSPDDKGIYAIMDQQTATGPFINSTLFEQAGVAIPAKGATYAEWAAAAKQVAEKTQTPYAVAMDRTGHRFAGPAISYGAKYFDADGNPITVDEGYKAWAEQFVAWNNDGTVAKEVWAGAGGATYQDAAKEFTNGSLVMYISGSWQIGRFGRDVGDAFDWQAVPAPCGPGGCTGIPGGAAIAAFKHTKAPEEAGKLIEFISREDVQAKVLAKTKNIPANQALQVKGIAYENATDAEKAALTTFANALADFSPVAFQFQGYKNNRAIMNATVTRITQAIVGESSLDEALSRIDADVKEAVAAAK; from the coding sequence ATGAAGACCCGTATCCTGCTTTCCGGCATCGCGTTCGCCGCGATGACCGCCGCCGTGCCCGCCAGCGCTGCCGAACTCCGCTTTGCCTGCTACCAGGACGGCGTGGAGTGCGATGCCTGGGCGGAAGCCTTCAAGACCTTCGAGTCCGAGAACCCGGGTACCACGGTCGTCGTCGACATCGTGCCCTACAAGTCGATCGTCGAGGGTCTGCCGCTTCAGCTGGCCTCCGGCGAAGGCCCCGACCTCGCCCGCGTGACCGATCTCGGCGGTCTCGCCAAGTACATGCTCGACGTGACGCCCTACGTCTCCGACGCCGCCAGGATCGAGGAGCAGTACGGCCGCACGCTCGCCTGGACGCGGGTGAACTCGCCCGACGACAAGGGCATCTACGCCATCATGGACCAGCAGACCGCGACCGGCCCGTTCATCAACTCGACGCTGTTCGAGCAGGCCGGCGTCGCCATCCCGGCCAAGGGCGCGACCTATGCCGAGTGGGCCGCCGCCGCCAAGCAGGTCGCCGAGAAGACGCAGACGCCCTACGCGGTGGCGATGGACCGCACCGGCCACCGCTTCGCCGGCCCGGCGATCTCCTACGGCGCCAAGTATTTCGACGCCGACGGCAACCCGATCACCGTCGACGAGGGCTACAAGGCCTGGGCGGAGCAGTTCGTGGCCTGGAACAATGACGGTACCGTGGCCAAGGAGGTCTGGGCCGGCGCAGGCGGGGCGACCTACCAGGACGCCGCTAAGGAGTTCACCAACGGCTCTCTGGTCATGTACATCTCCGGCTCCTGGCAGATCGGCCGTTTCGGCCGCGACGTCGGCGACGCCTTCGACTGGCAGGCCGTTCCGGCACCCTGCGGCCCCGGCGGCTGCACCGGCATTCCGGGCGGCGCGGCGATCGCGGCGTTCAAGCATACCAAGGCGCCCGAAGAGGCCGGCAAGCTGATCGAGTTCATCTCGCGCGAGGACGTCCAGGCCAAGGTGCTGGCGAAGACGAAGAACATCCCGGCCAACCAGGCGCTGCAGGTGAAGGGCATCGCGTACGAAAACGCCACCGATGCGGAGAAGGCGGCGCTGACCACCTTCGCCAACGCGCTGGCCGACTTCTCGCCGGTCGCCTTCCAGTTCCAGGGCTACAAGAACAACCGCGCCATCATGAACGCCACGGTGACCCGCATCACCCAGGCGATCGTCGGCGAATCCTCGCTCGACGAGGCGCTGTCGCGTATCGACGCGGATGTGAAGGAAGCCGTCGCGGCGGCCAAGTAG
- a CDS encoding mannitol dehydrogenase family protein, which translates to MTDRLTTTAGLPDTVAVPGYDRDAARAGIVHLGTGAFHKAHQAAYTDGAIAASGGDWMITGVSLRSADVADALNPQNGLYTLLVRGPEGVFPRVIGSVREVLVAPRGPEQVIQALARAETRIVSLTITEKGYGLDPRTGGLDREHPAIAADLNDPRRTASALGFIVAGLRLRMMKAYAPFTVMSCDNLPNNGRVLRRLVLEFAEARDPKMVDYIRDRVTFPSTMVDRITPASTEKTFADVERLIGRTDLAAVETEPFTQWIVEDDFVAGRPDWEAAGAVFVTDVAPYEKMKLRMLNGAHSTLAYAGYLAGHSFVRDVMGDADLVAVIERHMAAAAATLDPVPGIDLSDYARDLRARFSNPAIAHQTYQIAMDGTQKLPQRIVEPALVALERGQSLAPFAFSVAAWMRYAVGRRDDGESYALRDPREAEIRAAVEGAGGDGQALATALLALPGLFPARLVEAAGFAAAVSRRLETMLSQGMRAAIAAEAASCGG; encoded by the coding sequence ATGACAGACCGCCTCACCACGACCGCCGGCCTTCCCGATACGGTTGCCGTTCCCGGCTACGACCGCGACGCGGCGCGCGCTGGCATCGTCCATCTCGGCACCGGCGCCTTCCACAAGGCGCACCAGGCGGCCTACACCGACGGCGCCATCGCCGCGTCCGGCGGCGACTGGATGATCACCGGCGTCAGCCTGCGCTCGGCCGACGTGGCGGATGCGCTGAACCCGCAGAACGGGCTATACACGCTTCTCGTGCGCGGTCCCGAGGGAGTGTTTCCGCGCGTCATCGGATCGGTGCGGGAGGTGCTGGTGGCGCCGCGGGGACCCGAACAGGTGATCCAGGCACTGGCGCGCGCGGAGACGCGCATCGTCAGCCTGACCATCACCGAAAAGGGCTACGGGCTCGATCCCCGCACCGGCGGTCTCGACCGGGAGCATCCCGCCATCGCGGCCGATCTCAACGACCCGCGCCGGACCGCGAGCGCCCTCGGCTTCATCGTGGCGGGGCTGCGGCTGCGCATGATGAAGGCCTATGCGCCTTTCACCGTGATGAGCTGCGACAACCTGCCGAACAACGGGCGGGTGCTGCGGCGGCTGGTGCTGGAATTCGCCGAGGCGCGCGACCCGAAGATGGTGGATTATATTCGGGACCGTGTGACCTTTCCCTCGACCATGGTGGACCGCATCACGCCGGCCAGCACGGAGAAGACCTTCGCCGACGTCGAACGCCTCATCGGGCGGACGGACCTCGCCGCCGTCGAGACGGAGCCCTTCACGCAGTGGATCGTGGAGGACGATTTCGTGGCCGGCCGGCCGGACTGGGAGGCGGCCGGCGCCGTCTTCGTGACGGACGTCGCCCCTTACGAGAAGATGAAGCTCAGGATGCTGAACGGCGCGCATTCGACGCTCGCCTATGCCGGATACCTCGCCGGTCACAGCTTCGTGCGCGACGTGATGGGAGACGCCGATCTGGTCGCGGTCATCGAGCGGCACATGGCGGCGGCGGCGGCGACGCTCGACCCGGTTCCGGGCATCGATCTCTCCGACTACGCGCGCGACCTGCGCGCCCGCTTCTCGAATCCGGCCATTGCCCACCAGACCTACCAGATCGCCATGGACGGGACGCAGAAGCTGCCGCAGCGGATCGTCGAGCCGGCGCTGGTGGCGCTGGAGCGGGGCCAGTCGCTCGCGCCCTTCGCCTTTTCCGTCGCAGCCTGGATGCGCTACGCCGTGGGCCGCAGGGACGACGGCGAGTCCTATGCACTGCGCGATCCACGCGAGGCGGAGATCCGGGCTGCCGTCGAAGGCGCGGGGGGCGACGGTCAAGCGCTCGCCACGGCGCTGCTGGCGCTGCCGGGGCTGTTCCCCGCGCGTCTCGTCGAGGCTGCCGGCTTCGCTGCCGCCGTCTCCCGGCGGCTGGAGACAATGCTTTCGCAGGGCATGCGAGCGGCGATAGCGGCCGAGGCCGCATCCTGCGGGGGGTGA
- a CDS encoding ABC transporter ATP-binding protein: MAVLDLEKLVKDYGQVRAIHGVDLTIDNGEFCVFVGPSGCGKSTLLRMIAGLEDITGGELRIDGQRVNEQRASERGLAMVFQTYALYPHMTVRQNLAFGLENIRTPKPEIERRVAEAARMLQIEAYLDRRPKQLSGGQRQRVAIGRAVVREPRVFLFDEPLSNLDAELRVTMRGEISALHRRLGNTMIYVTHDQVEAMTMADKIVVLRDGRIEQAGSPLDLYNTPRNSFVAGFIGSPRMNFIDVTVTAIDAEGVALKDAAGNAYRAAVSGEGLTPGQAAELGIRPDHLEIGDVDGTAVTVQSVEQLGGESYLYCEAADGTKLTAHLPGQTAIRRGETACLVLRPQFTHLFAKEGGLAQRRLVIGEAV, encoded by the coding sequence ATGGCCGTTCTCGACCTCGAAAAGCTCGTCAAGGATTATGGTCAGGTGCGCGCCATCCACGGCGTCGACCTGACGATCGACAATGGCGAATTCTGCGTCTTCGTCGGCCCGTCGGGCTGCGGCAAGTCCACGCTTCTGCGGATGATCGCCGGGCTGGAGGACATCACCGGCGGGGAACTCCGCATCGACGGCCAACGCGTCAACGAGCAGCGCGCGTCGGAGCGCGGGCTCGCCATGGTGTTCCAGACCTATGCGCTCTATCCGCACATGACGGTGCGCCAGAACCTCGCCTTCGGGCTGGAGAACATCCGCACGCCGAAGCCGGAGATCGAGCGCCGCGTGGCCGAGGCCGCGCGCATGCTGCAGATCGAGGCCTATCTCGACCGGCGGCCGAAGCAGCTGTCGGGCGGCCAGCGTCAGCGCGTCGCCATCGGCCGCGCCGTGGTGCGCGAACCGCGCGTCTTCCTGTTCGACGAGCCGCTGTCCAACCTCGACGCGGAGCTGCGCGTCACCATGCGCGGCGAGATTTCGGCGCTGCACCGCCGCCTCGGCAACACCATGATCTACGTCACCCACGACCAGGTGGAGGCGATGACCATGGCCGACAAGATCGTCGTGCTGCGTGACGGCCGCATCGAGCAGGCGGGCTCGCCGCTCGACCTCTACAACACGCCGAGGAACAGCTTCGTCGCCGGCTTCATCGGCTCGCCGCGGATGAACTTCATCGACGTCACCGTGACGGCCATCGACGCCGAGGGCGTCGCGCTGAAGGACGCCGCAGGCAACGCCTACCGCGCCGCCGTCTCGGGCGAGGGGCTGACGCCCGGCCAGGCGGCGGAGCTCGGCATCCGGCCGGACCATCTGGAGATCGGCGACGTCGACGGCACCGCGGTCACCGTGCAGTCGGTCGAACAGCTCGGCGGCGAATCCTACCTCTATTGCGAGGCCGCCGACGGCACGAAGCTCACCGCGCACCTGCCCGGCCAGACCGCCATCCGCCGCGGCGAAACCGCCTGCCTGGTTCTGCGGCCGCAGTTCACGCATTTGTTCGCCAAGGAGGGCGGGCTGGCGCAGCGGCGGCTGGTGATCGGGGAGGCGGTGTAG
- a CDS encoding TIM-barrel domain-containing protein, with translation MTFLALASPLSTAPASLSAPLTGGFTLRVEALSDWLLRIAVTPEAGLAVDRTWMIAPEGDVPWVGRDRLSTDGFAPRAATPAADGKGVRFGDDWMVDVQPAPLALTLRRRDGETWRTVVADRPTGAYQWFAQRGIFRHFQARALGDRHYGLGDKAGPLDHTGKRLRCLQTDALGYDAQTQDPLYKHAPFVIADADAGGAVGLFYDTLCEITFDLGAEHSNYHPHYRHVDAQEKGVMLYVIAGPKVSDVVPRLMALTGRPAFAPRWSMGFSFTTMHHADAPNAQAVITGFAERCRAEAIPISAIHSGSGYTTKADGRRYVFTWNESKFPDRGGFFARLSDLGFNTCANVKPVLLTEHPAYAQAAAEGWFVRRADGQPAVEMFWGGNGSSLDFTNEATVAWWKDGITSQVLDAGFTAAWNDNNECELWDETATVAGFGAALPAIDVRPVHALLMSRATFEATLARAPEKRPYTISRAGPIGIARYGETWSGDNRTSWHTLKWNLRQGLSMSLSGMPFTGHDIGGFDGPKASPELFVRWAEMMSLHPRAVMNSWKPQLADPTNTPWMHPDVTGEVRAALALRYRLMPHLYALAWRAHRDGTPVIAPTFYHFDDPACRADADTFMLGADVLVAPVVEEGAFHVAPYLPDVPGGWHDFHTGAVHAGGGTVEIAAPLGRLPVLVRTGAILPLAKAWPDTAPHDASAVELTLFAGEGEGTSATEIFFDDGIGWAYRDRDASLVACSAAWTSSSVRLTAEERWTGRGRPEITLAARGVGERTFEGDLRV, from the coding sequence ATGACCTTCCTCGCCCTCGCATCCCCCCTCTCCACCGCCCCCGCCTCGCTCTCCGCCCCCCTCACCGGCGGCTTCACGCTGCGCGTCGAGGCGCTGTCAGACTGGCTGCTGCGCATCGCCGTCACTCCCGAGGCGGGCCTCGCCGTCGACCGCACCTGGATGATCGCGCCCGAGGGCGACGTGCCCTGGGTTGGCCGCGACCGGCTCTCGACCGACGGCTTCGCGCCGCGCGCCGCCACGCCCGCCGCCGACGGCAAAGGCGTGCGCTTCGGCGACGACTGGATGGTCGACGTCCAGCCCGCCCCGCTCGCACTCACCCTGCGAAGGCGCGACGGCGAGACCTGGAGGACGGTCGTGGCCGATCGCCCGACGGGCGCATACCAGTGGTTCGCGCAGCGCGGCATCTTCCGGCATTTCCAGGCGCGCGCGCTCGGCGACCGGCACTATGGCCTCGGCGACAAGGCCGGTCCGCTCGACCACACCGGCAAGCGGCTGCGCTGCCTGCAGACCGACGCGCTCGGCTACGACGCGCAGACGCAGGATCCGCTCTACAAGCACGCGCCCTTCGTCATCGCCGACGCCGATGCGGGCGGCGCGGTCGGGCTGTTCTACGACACGCTGTGCGAGATCACCTTCGACCTCGGCGCCGAGCATTCCAACTACCACCCGCACTACCGCCATGTCGACGCGCAGGAAAAGGGCGTCATGCTCTACGTCATCGCCGGGCCGAAGGTCTCCGACGTGGTGCCCCGGCTGATGGCGCTGACGGGCCGCCCGGCCTTCGCGCCGCGCTGGTCGATGGGCTTCTCCTTCACCACCATGCACCATGCCGACGCGCCGAACGCGCAGGCGGTGATCACCGGCTTCGCCGAGCGCTGCCGCGCCGAGGCGATCCCGATCAGCGCCATCCATTCCGGCTCCGGCTACACCACGAAGGCCGACGGCCGCCGCTACGTCTTCACCTGGAACGAGAGCAAGTTCCCCGACCGCGGGGGCTTCTTCGCCCGGCTGTCCGACCTCGGCTTCAACACCTGCGCCAACGTCAAGCCGGTCCTGCTCACCGAGCACCCCGCCTATGCCCAGGCCGCCGCCGAGGGCTGGTTCGTGCGCCGCGCCGACGGGCAGCCGGCGGTGGAGATGTTCTGGGGCGGCAACGGGTCGAGCCTCGACTTCACCAACGAGGCGACCGTCGCCTGGTGGAAGGACGGGATCACCTCCCAGGTGCTCGATGCCGGCTTCACCGCCGCCTGGAACGACAACAACGAATGCGAGCTTTGGGACGAGACGGCCACCGTCGCCGGCTTCGGCGCGGCCCTTCCGGCCATCGACGTCCGCCCGGTGCACGCCCTGCTGATGAGCCGTGCCACCTTCGAGGCGACGCTGGCGCGCGCGCCGGAGAAGCGCCCCTATACCATCTCCCGCGCCGGGCCGATCGGCATCGCCCGCTACGGCGAGACCTGGTCGGGCGACAACCGCACCTCCTGGCACACGCTGAAATGGAACCTGCGCCAGGGCCTGTCGATGAGCCTGTCCGGCATGCCCTTCACCGGCCACGACATCGGCGGCTTCGACGGGCCGAAGGCTTCGCCGGAACTCTTCGTGCGCTGGGCCGAGATGATGTCGCTGCATCCGCGCGCCGTCATGAATTCGTGGAAGCCGCAACTTGCCGACCCGACGAACACGCCGTGGATGCATCCCGACGTCACCGGCGAGGTCCGTGCCGCGCTCGCGCTGCGCTACCGGCTGATGCCGCATCTCTATGCGCTGGCCTGGCGGGCGCATCGCGACGGCACGCCGGTCATCGCGCCGACCTTCTACCATTTCGACGATCCGGCTTGCCGCGCCGACGCCGACACGTTCATGCTGGGGGCCGACGTGCTCGTCGCGCCGGTGGTGGAGGAGGGCGCCTTCCACGTCGCGCCCTACCTTCCCGACGTTCCCGGCGGCTGGCACGACTTCCATACGGGCGCGGTGCATGCGGGTGGCGGCACGGTCGAGATCGCCGCCCCGCTCGGCCGCCTGCCGGTGCTGGTGCGCACCGGCGCCATCCTGCCGCTCGCGAAGGCCTGGCCCGACACCGCCCCGCACGACGCGTCGGCCGTCGAGCTGACCCTGTTCGCGGGAGAAGGCGAGGGCACGAGCGCGACGGAGATCTTCTTCGACGACGGAATCGGCTGGGCCTACCGCGACCGCGACGCCTCGCTCGTCGCCTGCTCCGCCGCCTGGACCTCCAGTTCGGTCCGTCTCACCGCCGAGGAACGCTGGACCGGCCGCGGCCGGCCGGAGATCACGCTTGCGGCGCGGGGCGTAGGGGAGAGGACGTTCGAGGGCGATCTGCGGGTCTGA